The sequence ctcccagctcagtctatccctgtctcactcccagctcggtctatccctgtctcactcccagcccagtctattCCTAACTCACTCCCagctctgtctatctctgtctcactcccagcccagtctatccctgtcttactcccagcccagtctatccctgtctcactcccagcccagtctatccctgtctcactcccagctcggtctatccctgtctcactcccagcccagtctattCCTAACTCACTCCCAGCTctgtctatccctgtctcactcccagcccagtctatccctgtctcactcccagcccagtctatccctgtctcactcccagcccagtctatccctgtctcactcccagcccagtctatccctgtctcactcccagcccagtctatccctgtctcactcccagcccagtctatccctgtctctctcccagcccagtctatccctgtctcactcccagcccagtctatccctgcctcactcccagcccagtctatccctgtctcactcccagcccagtctatccctgtctcactcccagctcagtctatccctgtctcactcccagcccagtctatccctaactcactcccagcccagtctatccctgtctcactcccagcccagtctatccctgtctcactcccagcccagtctatccctgtctcactcccagcccagtctatctctgtctcactccgagcccagtctatccctgtctcactcccagcccagtctatccctgtctcactcccagcccagtctatccctgtctcactcccagcccagtctatccctgtctcactcccagcccagtctatcactgtctcactcccagcccagtctatccctgtctcactcccagcccagtctatccctgtctcactcccagcccagtctatccctgtctcactcccagcccagtctatccctgtctcactcccagcccagtctatccctgtctcactcccagcccagtctatccctgtctcactcccagcccaggtctatccctgtctcactcccagcccggtctatccctgtctcactcccagcccggtctatccctgtctcactcccagcccggtctatccctgtctcactcccagttcggtctatccctgtctcactcccagcccagtctattCCTAACTCACTCCCagctctgtctatctctgtctcactcccagcccagtctatccctgtctcactcccagcccagtctatccctgtctcactcccagctcggtctatccctgtctcactcccagcccagtctattCCTAACTCACTCCCagctctgtctatctctgtctcactcccagcccagtctatccctgtcttactcccagcccagtctatccctgtctcactcccagcccagtctatccctgtctcactcccagctcggtctatccctgtctcactcccagcccagtctattCCTAACTCACTCCCAGCTctgtctatccctgtctcactcccagcccagtctatccctgtctcactcccagcccagtctattCCTAACTCACTCCCAGctcagtctatccctgtctcactcccagcccagtctatccctgtctcactcccagctcagtctatccctgtctcactcccagcccagtctatccctgtctcactcccagcccagtctatccctgtctcactcccagcccagtatatccctgtctcactcctagcccagtctatccctgtctcactcctagcccagtctatccctgtctcactcccagcccagtctatccctgtctcactcccagcccagtctatccctgtctcactcccagcccagtctatccctgtctcactcccagcccagtctatccctgtctcactcccagcccagtctatccctgtctctctcccagcccagtctatccctgtctcactcccagcccagtctatccctgtctcactcccagcccagtctatccctgcctcactcccagcccagtctatctctgtctcactcccagcccagtctatccctgtctcactcccagcccagtctatccctgtctcactcccagcccagtctatccctgtctcactcccagcccagtctatccctgtctcactcccagcccagtctatccctgtctcactcccagcccagtctatccctgtctcactcccagcccagtctatcccggtctcactcccagcccagtctatcccggtctcactcccagccaagtctatccctgtctcactcccagccaagtctatccctgtctcactcccagccaagtctatccctgtctcactcccagctcggtctatccctgtctcactcccagcccagtctattCCTAACTCACTCCCAGctcagtctatccctgtctcactcccagcccagtctatccctgtctcactcccagctcagtctatccctgtctcactcccagcccagtctatccctgtctcactcccagctcagtctatccctgtctcactccgtTCTGAGTTCAACCAAACATGGCAGAATTGGTTAGTCTGTAAATTTCAGTTTGGAAAGAAAGGTTGTGCTTTAACATTATCTATGTCTTCTAGAAAAATTTTGTGATATTGTGCAGCTGTCGGCAGTGAGTGGTGAGAAGATCTTCGATAAATACATCATGCCCAGCAATCCCATGACGGTAGGAGCAGCAGCCATTACTGGAATCCAGGTGATGGATGGAGTTTTGTACCACAAAGGAGAACCTCaactcacctgcaccctccaagaGGCTATGTCAGCTTTCCTGCAGTTCCTGCAGTCGTTGGACAGGCCTCTGTTAACAGGCCACAACATCTGGAAATTTGATGGTCCAATTATCCTgagagcttgggaaaagctctGCATGAAAGAACAATTTGACAAATGTGTGTCTGGATTCCTGGATACATACAGTCTGGCCAGGGATATTGTTCCCAGGTCCGAGGTCAGCAGCTATAGGCAATCTGATTTAGTGAAGGCTTACCTTAAAAAAGATTATGAAGCGCACAATGCTATTGAAGATGTAAAGAGCTTGCAGGAGCTGTACTCTATTCTTAAATTTACTCCGGAGCAGAAACAAAAGAATCAGTTTTCTCTCTCTCAGCTTGAAAGTCGTGTATCTCTGCAACCTTTCCTTGATGATAAAATACTATTCTTTCAGCTTGCAGATAAACTTGCGATGCAGGAAGTTAATTTTGAAAAGCTGAAGTTAACACATCAGCAAAATCCTGAATCAGGGCTAAAAACCCTTCTCCAATCTCTGGGATTCTCAGGGCCCACCTACATCAGACTCTCCAATTTTTTCAGTCGATGAAAGGGCTGCTGGTTTAGTCCTGCTTTGTTAACCTGCCGTGCAGTGGACAGATAAGAAGATGATAACACTGACACATCTTCCTTCCAATAAGCAACAAATTCACACTTTTCCTAAGTCCTAAGAGGCAAAGCATTTCCTCGCCTTTCTTACTTGCTAATTGCTACAGATCTCTGCATTGTTCGAACCCACATCGCTGATTTTAAATATGTCACATGTAAACTTcaataaataatattttaaaaattgacttgTTGGTTATTAAGCAACTTGTCTCACTTCAGTATGGGTAAGGTAAAATGTAAAATCCcaggtgaccatcggctgctttacccttttgagggggagagctgactggtggtgattaaacctgggcatcaacacacctcaggcgaggggcagggttgagaagctgggccttcatgaataacctcagccgggacggaaattgaacctgcgctgctggccttgctcaccATCATGAACTAATTGTCTAGCCAATTGCACTGGACCAAAAGCACTTTGGGTGCAACGTGAGTATATGAGAGGAATTGGAGAACATCTTGATGACTAAGTGCAGCAGGGCTTGCTTGAGGTGTGAGTGGGTCAAAAATAGAAAGACTTTTGCCGATGGTGAGAGTGCATTAATATTCTTGCCagacagcagtgggtggggggggggggattaaggcTGGCTGATGTAGGATGGGCTTCCAACCTTTGGAAGCACGAAGATCATACAGTATACTCTCTGATACATGCCGGAGGTAATAGTCCTGTCCAGGCATGGCTCCACAGACGCAGCCTGCCTTAGgtagttgatgcactatcaatgaccacagaaacgagaatgtagtccgaattgaaggctttaatcgacaagatgtttccccagcagctcaagtaCAGAAAAGGCAGCTGcaggggaaacacgggttcttataccccgcctcaatgggtggagctaccttacattctgACCAATGGGTTACAAACCATTggaccaatgagcagcgagccttctccaccaatggtggctcagcaCTCCCAGGTGCCGTAGTACCtccagtcatactaccacaatagtTGAATTTCAGACATGAGCCAAGCATTGGCCATCAATCAGTGATCAATAACAGGAATCCTCCCTCACCAGATGCTCCCTGGTGGTGAGCTCAGGGGTCAAATCCTGACGAGCATTTCCTGGTTATTTTCAGTAATACATATTGTATATTGCTGAAGAGAGAGATTGCTGGAGCTTTTGGTCTTGCCCTCATCAGGAGAAGAAAAATGCCTAATTTCacacaatcacaacaatttatactgctggAGGAAAGGGGTGCTGATTAGtcggcaagttgactctgattggctgaggggtTGCCACAGAGAATGTAATGGTGAACTATAGGTTCCTCAAGCTCACCAGTAATTAATTAAAGGTGCAAGGAttggacatattccttttgtttgcagttaATAGGTCCCTGTGTATGAACTGAAGTTGTTTCCAGTAAGTGTAAATGAAGCGGTGGTGTAAATTGTTATTATTTGAAATTTGGTGTTCTGGTGTTTATCCTGATGAGTTGTAGAAGTCAACTATTTCCTATtacacctgataggtaaaagaaagctatttaggataaatattaagccccaattttacccattttaaattaaggatttaaacactctcataacctcaggtcatctcaaaacatacagcTTGCAATACAGCATAacacagcataattcactttactaAGTACCATTATTCTAGCAAGACAGTACAACAtaaaaacaacagaaacacaaaatAACCTGATACATGCAAAAGCAGTAGAGATTGAAACAAACACTTTAACTGAactaatgaatacatttttcaagacagtgtccaaggacagggcaggctccaTAGCAACCAGGCTccagggcagcacaagtggatagcacctgtggcttcacagcaccagggtcccaggttcgattccccgctgagtcactgtctgtgcggagtctgcacgttctccccgtgtctgcgtgggtttcctccgggtgctccggtttcctcccacagtccaaagacatgcagggtaggtggattggccatgataaattgcccttagtgaccaaaaagtttaggagggattattgggttacagggctagggcttaagtgggtcagtgcagattcgatgggccgagtggtctccttctgcactgtatattctatgttcaccAGCATAGCAACGACACAGTAACATGAAGGCTCTAGTGTTATCACAGCTAAGTCAGCAAAAGACCAGTTCAAGCTGGTCGCGATAACAGCACAATATCGCATTCCTTAACATACACAAGTATGTAGACACAAAACAATTAAAACTAATGTTGCATATTAAAGATGGACGGCTTGCCGGGAAATCAGATGTCGTTTGAATcttacccaaaccaattaggattatattggggtgtaatTAGATGGCTAAAGACAGATATACAATATAACTGGAGTTTCGGTCGGCCATTTCTAGCTGGAGCTGGATCATTAGCTGGATTTCTCTCTCCttcatgaatcatctatactttgatctgaactattcactgtctccctgtcttcctatttcattttcagactttggctTATAAAGTTATTGCGAGCTGTTTGCCTAAGCAAGAAGatcatttctgtgattctttgaaagcttcaaattgtctactaattgccttttaaatgactttcaattgtaatcaatagaagacaaataaacaattcttatttgtacctgagaagttttaacttaaatttctactgagttctagTAATTGCAAAGTGCTCCTGAAACTGCATGGTCGatctatcataagaacataagaactaggagcaggagtaggccatcaggcccctcgagcctgctccgccattcaatgagatcatgggtgatcttttgtggattcagctccactttctggcccgaacaccataacccttaatccctttattcttcaaaaaactatctatctttatcttaaaaacatgtaatgaaggagcctcaactgcttccttgggcaaggaattccatagattcacaaccctttgggtaaagaagttccgcctaaactcagtcctaaatctacttccccttattttgaggctatgccccctagttctgctttcacccaccaatggaaacaacctgcctgcatctatcctatctattcccttcataattttatatgtttctataagatcccccgttatccttctaaattccaacgagcagagtcccagtctactcaacctctcctcgtaatccaaccccttcagatctgggattaacctagtaaatctcctctgcacaccctccagcgccagtacgtcctttctcaggtaaggagaccaaaactgaacgcaatactccaggtgtggcctcactaacaccgtatacaattgcagcataacctccctagtcttaaactccatcactctagcaatgaaggacaaaattccatttgccttcttaatcacctgttgcacctggaaaccaactttttgcgactcatgcactagcacacccaggtctatctgcacagcagcataatattttgccatttaaataataatcccttttgctgttattcctaccaaaatggataacctcacacttgtcaacattgtattccatctgccagaccctagcccattcacttaacctatccaaatccctctgcagacttccagtatcgtctgcactttttgctttaaaaGTGCAAGGTCAGTGCAAGATTGTTTTAAATTtgcagtacccaattttttttttccattaaggggcattttagcatggccaattcacctagcacaAAGTTAAGTGCTTGTACCGTTTgttttttgtacaactgtgttgtgaactgttttaagaGTATCCCCCCGCCCCgtacgttggtactgaggggagaggACCCtgttagtgtttgtaccgtttggccttgtacgtATTTTTTACGGTGTTAATAAaatgatatggccaatccacctaacttgcacatctttgggttctgggggtgaaacctacgcagacacagggagaatgtggagtgcaagataaaaacattcagcaacatgtctctttttagTAGGATTCAAATTCTGTAATGCCAAACAACTGTTAATAcctatttatttaaaataacaaaAACAAACTCATGGATATTCAGTGATCAGGAACTGTAGCTTCTGTGAAGTAAATGTCAGATCAGGAATAATGTTGAGTGGGTGGGGGTCAGGGATGGTCTCAGGTGGGTgctagggacaggaatggtgtaGGGCGCATGGGGGACAGGGATGGtgtagagtgagaggggatcaggAATGGTGTAGAATGGGAGGGGGTCAGGGATGGTGTAGTTTGgtagtcaggatggtgtgggtgagggcagcacggttgcgcagtgggttagcactgtggcctcacgaggccaatgtcccaggttcgatcccggctctgtgtcattgtccgtgtggagtttgcacattctccacatgattgcatgggtttcgtccccacaacccaaagaaatgtgcagggtaggattgACCACGCtttattgcccttaattggaaaaaatgaattgggtactctaaattaagaaaaaaacaaTGGTGTAGATGGGTGGGAGTCCAGGATGATGTGGGTCAGGGATGGTG comes from Scyliorhinus canicula chromosome 1, sScyCan1.1, whole genome shotgun sequence and encodes:
- the LOC119964209 gene encoding maternal protein exuperantia-like produces the protein MASPGNSQLPEDGVTEKAPNDANSAVLIAEPTNDEDSVPPVSIKETMVFFDLETTGLEKFCDIVQLSAVSGEKIFDKYIMPSNPMTVGAAAITGIQVMDGVLYHKGEPQLTCTLQEAMSAFLQFLQSLDRPLLTGHNIWKFDGPIILRAWEKLCMKEQFDKCVSGFLDTYSLARDIVPRSEVSSYRQSDLVKAYLKKDYEAHNAIEDVKSLQELYSILKFTPEQKQKNQFSLSQLESRVSLQPFLDDKILFFQLADKLAMQEVNFEKLKLTHQQNPESGLKTLLQSLGFSGPTYIRLSNFFSR